A window from Felis catus isolate Fca126 chromosome B1, F.catus_Fca126_mat1.0, whole genome shotgun sequence encodes these proteins:
- the APBB2 gene encoding amyloid-beta A4 precursor protein-binding family B member 2 isoform X11 — MAERKNAKALACSSLQERTNVNLDVPLQVDFPTPKTELVQKFHVQYLGMLPVDKPVGMDTLNNAIESLMTSSNKEDWPSVNMNVADATVTVISEKNEEEILVECRVRFLSFMGVGKDVHTFAFIMDTGNQRFECHVFWCEPNAGNVSEAVQAACMLRYQKCLVARPPSQKVRPPPPPADSVTRRVTTNVKRGVLSLIDTLKQKRPVTETP, encoded by the exons ATGGCCGAACGGAAGAATGCCAAAGCCCTGGCCTGCAGTTCCTTACAGGAAAGAACCAATGTGAATCTCGACGTTCCCTTGCAAG TAGATTTTCCAACACCAAAGACTGAGCTGGTCCAGAAGTTCCACGTGCAGTACTTGGGCATGTTACCCGTAGACAAACCCGTCG GAATGGATACCCTGAACAATGCCATAGAAAGtcttatgacctcatctaacaAGGAGGATTGGCCGTCAGTGAACATGAATGTGGCCGATGCTACTGTGACTGTCATCAGTGAAAAG AATGAAGAGGAAATCTTAGTGGAGTGCCGCGTGCGATTCCTGTCCTTCATGGGCGTCGGGAAGGATGTTCATACATTTGCCTTCATCATGGACACCGGGAACCAGCGTTTCGAGTGCCACGTTTTCTGGTGCGAGCCTAATGCGGGTAACGTGTCTGAGGCGGTACAGGCCGCCTGCATG ttacGATACCAGAAGTGCTTGGTAGCCAGGCCGCCTTCACAGAAAGTTCGACCACCTCCTCCGCCAGCAGACTCAGTGACCAGAAGAGTCACAACCAATGTAAAACGAGGGGTCTTATCCCTCATTGACACTTTGAAACAGAAACGCCCTGTCACAGAAACGCCATAG